Genomic segment of Eleutherodactylus coqui strain aEleCoq1 chromosome 1, aEleCoq1.hap1, whole genome shotgun sequence:
TGTAAGACTTGACAAATAGACGTCACCCTCTCATAGGTTACATTCCCACCTGATGGTAACATCCAGTTGTaactttatttatacatttctggaAGGAATAAACTGCACAGTTCTGGAAAAGAGGTTCTCCAGGATGGTTATTTTATGGATACGGCAAATATTTACTAGAAGACATGCTTGGTATAGCCAAAGAGTTGCTTACTTATTTTCCACGGCAGGACATGGGGCAGAAATTTAGGAGCCCGTAGATCAGAAGAGCTGAGACTATTTTTAGGATCCATCAGCATACTAGTGCTGCAAAgagcaaaacaaaaaataaagtcaGTCCAGTATTGATGACCGGTATTACAGAGCAGAAGAATAAAAGCATTCTAGATtgaccccttcatgacatggcctattttggcgttgaggaccaagcgattttttggtatttttccatctccatttttcaaaagccataacttttttatttttccgtggacgcggccgtatgagggcttgttttttgcgtggcgaactgtagtttttatcgatgccaattttgggtacatagactatattgtaaattttttttttttttttttaatgatagcagagagagaaaacgcatcaattctgccatagatttttttatttttttttttacaccgttaatcatgcagcataaatgagactttccattttttctgcagaccggtacggttacaacgataccaaaattctaacattttttttaggttttcccacttttctgcaataaaaacccttttttttggaaatcttttttctattctaaattgctgcattcaaagtcacgtaacttttattttttgatgtacagagctctatgagggcttattttttgcgagacgagctgtagattttattggtaccattttggcgtacatacgacttttttgatcacttttattgcgtttttagtgaggcaaaatgctaaaaatgagcattttgcctcagttttttagctttttttttagcgtttttttcggtgcacaatcaaaagcatgtgcaacttattgtacgcatcgttacggacgcgacaataccaaatatgtggggttttattttttttttacctttttttatgctaatctgagaaaaagcataaaaaattgtttttttactctttttttttacattttttttaattcattttttaaatctttctttttttcacactgtttgtgtccctctgagggactttaaccactgccctgatgatcgctggtataaggcatggcagagctactgctctcccatgccttatcgctcatacagcgatctcaggcataggcaatacaggacgccagtgtctggcgtcctgttgccatggtgacaggccgggctctcgcgatgacatcgcgagttccggtcggagacacagagggagccgcgctcccgctgtgaactcttcccctgccgcgatctacttagatcgcggcagggaaggggttaaaagtggcgggcgcatctccgatgtccccccgctgctgcagcgagacgccggctgtgactgacagccggctcccgctgcgggatagcgcgggatcacatatgatccagcgctatctccaggacgtaagtttacgccctgttgcgggaagtaccccgctcccaggacgtaaacttacgccctgcagcgggaaggggttaaagtttataATAGAAGAACAGTTTTGCATCTTGCTTTTACCTCTGGTTTGGCGTATACAAGAGTCCCCAGCGGTCAGGTGACCTAGTATCACCGCTCAGATGCTGGGGGCGATTATAACAGGAGAATGGCACCTGATTGCTGACGCTCCAAAGCAAAGACCGGAAAGTCTACTGGATCCCCGGGAAAAGACAACCGGTACAACAGCTTTTGTTTTACAGGCCCTGCACCCAGACAAGTCCTTTACAGTGGGCCTGTCAGTTCTTATATGCTGCCCTGGCAAGTAGAGGAATCTGTACAGACCCATAGTTTTGTATATATTGATCCATAGGCGATTAGACCTGCTGCCCTCACACTGCTCTTCCCAGTGCAAGCAAGTCTTCATAGGGGCTACCCCCGTCCCAGTTGGCGATTGTCAGCATTCCATGAAAACCCCTTGAATAAGACCAATCAATGAGTAAAAACTGATAGCATGTGAACTAGTTTGTGTCAAGCAGTCAATGAAAGTGGATTTTAGACTTGCTCTGCCTCTGCATCAGTATATATAAACCTATGTATTCGTTGAGATCAGTATTACAGTACATCTTTATACACCATGTGAACAGAAttaaacatatatacacatacttaacATGCTGTCGTTAGTAACACATTTCTACCACTTCATGTTTATACCTTCTAATACAAAGAGTTAATAATTCTGTCAACCATCACAGAGACCGGTCCATTTGCTGATGACTATAAAGACACTGACTGATCTATATGGCCTTGTTGCATTTTATAGTTGGTAGGAAGCAGTCAGGAGATTTGTATACTATGGAGATATTAAAACCAAGTAAGCATCACTTACGGGGGTCCTTGGTAGGATGGTGTACCCCATACAAAAGGCTGTCTATCACCATGCAGATCTGCAAGAAAGAAAGCATTTGAATTCTTAACTAGTTTTATTCACACAGAAGCAGAAACATTTCAGCccgtttcacacgggctacaaaatcacgagATTCTGAAGCGAAgcgacatcgctacaaaatgcatgtgaagcccgtggtttccaatgggGGCTTTCACCAGAGTgatttttgtagcctgaaagaacccaacGGAaaccaaggtcttgctgtgttccCTAATGACACAAAGAAAGCGCTGTAtagaacacacacacacgaaaaataaattaaaattaaaagGTAACCACATCaagcatatatataaaaaaaaaaaaaaaaaaaaattaaaattcgtTAAAATTCGTTAATTTTtatatgaaaagaaaaaaaggaggtCCGAGTCTTTTAAGTGTCCTGGTTGCCATCTTATAGAAAAAGTTGGGAGAAAATAAGGagatggaaatttttttttttttgcaacaagttttgaaggatttgcacccaaatcATAAGATAAGTCATTAGTACATGAGAagcagtatactcgctaaggcacattactcaagcgagtagtgccttagctgagtatctccacACTCttaagattcaggggccggcggggagatctctctctttctctctcccccctgcaactcacctgtcaccggcaccggtccccgaatctttagagacgagcggggaggtactcggctaaggcactactcgctcgagtaatgtgccttagtgagtatactcgctcatctctaatgagaagtTCCAGTAACTAAAAAGTATCAATtaggttttatttacttttatctaGCTGAAAGAATTGACAGTTTACAGCGACCGTTTGTGTCAGGAAAGAAACTTACCCACAGCCCCCATTTCACTGACCGAGGCCAAGAGTTTGTCCTTTTGGCTTCTCTCAGTCTGGTATACTTTTTCAGCAGTATGAAACAGCACAATATATATTTCAGGTCACTCAAATCAGAAGTGTCAGGGGCCAATGGTGACCACTTTGAGCAAACATGCAGACGTCAGACACGACTTCCAGCTATCCTTGAGATCTATATAAATCTAGCAATAAAGCGTATATGCTGATAGTTTTCATGTTgaagtgtgtatacatttttctGGGACACCTTGTGTATATACATACTTCCATGCAGCTGTGTTTGTCAGCTTTGTATTTACTTCTAAGCAAAAGCACGTTAATAGCAAGTTCACATACAGCGGAACCGCTGTGCGATTATGGGGCTTCACAGACATGCACTCCAAGACGGAATTTTCaaacgccgcaattttcgagcgcCTCATCACCCATCGCAATGATCCGTGTCGGCAGCATTTTGAATAGCACATGCGAGAGTGCTAGTTTTCACATGCCCGAGTGAGATGCTGTACGATGTACCGGCGGATGTAAGGTATttgtgtgtcaaaaacgcctaTCACTTTGACAAGGGTGCGATTCTCTGGGGCAGCTTTTAGCAGCAGCGGAAGATCGGCAACCGTTtcccaatgggaaacctcgcatcgcacactGTGCAGGTTTTTTTCtcttggtcccattgaaaacaacgggtgaACGCTGAAAgctaggacatgccgtgatttttttccaaAACCGcaatgcttggggggggggggggaaaaaaaaaaaaaaaagaatacacagGAAACTTGCATACTCCTGCACAAAATTATTGGGCTTAAGCATTTGCTTTTTTCTAATACGCATGTAGAAAACATGGCGACAAACAGAAACACGCAGAAAATCTTCGTATTTCGGTCCGTGTATACACTGCATATTACAAAACAGGCAAGacggccatgtgaatgcaccATTATAAAGGAGCTGTATAATTCTCATCAATACCATTATCCCAGTCCTCATTGCATGGAGGAGAGTTCCATCGGCTCGGGCTCACATCTCTCTTGTACATGCTCTTTTCGTCAGCTGAAAACAAGAAATTAAAAGTGAcaaacattaagaaaaaaaaaactgtaatgagACATCAGGTGCAAGACGACCTTTCAAGAAGTAACAAGAAATCTACCAAGAGCAAACCTGTATCTAATCTCTTTAGAATTGGAACGATTCAAAATGGTCTATAgacaccagtgtttctcaactccagtcctcagggaccccaacaggtcatgttttcaggatatcctatggtaggaacacctgtggcaatgtctgaggcaccgacaataattacatcaactgtgcaacactgaggaaatcctgaacacatgacctgttggtgtccCGAAGGACCGGAGTTGTAGAGCACTGGTGTATACAGTATTAAGCTGGTCATAGCAGGGACACAATGGCACACCTTAATCAACTTCAGCTTCTCTTACACTTACAGGTGATATAGATTCTGTAAGCAGAagacaaatctcagcatgctctattttattgtgGATTCCATGCATTTGAGCTCCATTGATCTATATGGATGCGTTCGATCCGCAGtgcatgtgcaaacacattgCGTATGGACGTAGATTTGTACGCACGTTGCTTGGAGCAGATAAAGGGTAtagaagaaagcaggaatttgtgggcagacaatgcaggactgaGTCTATTGAGCAACTCACCCATCCAGACtcctgtctgcaacctccgcttattcTTCTCGCCTCTTCCTCCAGAagaaagtggtttatactacttctaaAATAACTATTATATCAGCCTAGCCCAGAGAGCTGTATCCCATTCCGAAGGCTCTCAGAATAGCTCTAGCCatgacagcacaagagaatgtcgcctgaGCGACAGAAGGGCATATTCAGGGAGTTGGGAAACTTTCTGATGTCCTTCCCTGCTTGCGTTTGTTCTTCTGTGTGGACAATATGCTGTACATCTGTGTGGAGAACCATACGCAAACATACACAATTCGCTTCAGCAGCCTTCGCTGCAGATATACgttggtgtgagcccggccttaatgtTATGACCACTCAGAAATAAAGGGGTTTCCAAGTAGATACCAAATACTTTAACCTTTGAAGTCACTGGGAACTCTAAGCCCTTTGAAGTTGTAGTAAACATTTTTCCCCCTACTAAATCAACTGCAATTCCACTAGAAGTTCTTACGATTGGTACAAATGCCTGGCACCCCCTTACTTACCAATGTCTTGTTCGATGCAGCTTTTGTTATCGCATCTGGAAATGTGGAGACTCAGTTGTCCTCTAGGCACCATATGACGGGCATTAAAAGGGCAGGTGACAAGCTGACTGGCAATCTCAGTGTGATTCTAGAACAAACACTTCATATTACATATCTTGCTGGAAAGTGagaaataagggggggggggggtgcgagaAGAGGCCATATATAACAAGCCGTATACAAATACGATGGTAGTAAATTAACGAGAGGTAGAATCAGTATAAAATAAAGGTTCCAAAAGGATCAAAATCTTGggaagagataaaaaaaaaaaaaaagaagatttggGCAGAACTGGTATCTTTTAGCTTCAAAAAGTGGTAttcttgcaaagaaaaaaaaaataaacattttccgCCAGGATTTGCAGCCAGAAAAATAGTGGTCTACAACAGCAGACAAGCAAACTCACACCACAGAAACTGACCTGCGGTGTGGACTTTAAGTTTGAAATTGACATGGTGAGTTTCCACAGCGAATCCAGTCATACCTTTAGCGGACTTTTCAAGACTTGGTGGCTCAACTCAGGAACTCTTAAGAGTCTGACCAGGCAATAAGTTATTCTTTAAAAGTGTTCCTCTAAGATACACTCACCTTCTTGCACTTTATCAGGTGGTAAGGAAAGCGACAAGCTCTTATTTGGTGGTTGGGATCATATGGACATTGCTGCAGTCTTTCAGGATCCTGTGAATCTGCACAATTTGGGGAAAGCATAGGTATCAGTCAGCCAAAACACTAAATGTGGTTGAAGAAtagaaggctggtttcacatctgcattggaaactCCGGCCGGAGGTTCTATCACAGATCTAGCCTTTTCTTCTGTCTAAATGCCGGGTGGAAAGTCGACGgatgccattatagtcaatggggtctgtccggcaCGCTTCTTTTCCGTCCAGAGACTGAGCCGTTCGGACGTGGGTATTTCTATTTCCTGCTCgccgaatgcagatgtgaagccaccccaaGATGGGCAGGTGTAAAGCTCAGGGCAGTTATAGCAAGGGTCAAATTGTGGAAGCTAGATGACTGATCTGCATCTTCAAAACTACAAGTCTTGTCAGGTGTTCAGATACAGTGGTTAGTATCtaatccatgtaaaagcaccttatgatagaaaggtgtcataACTAACAGTCCCCTGCAGCTTGGGGCTTGCATAGGCACGGACCGGTCAGGTTACctattgtggcaagttggggtgggggtggggtgtcaCTCGCCAACCGGAGCGTCATCCTTTCCGTCTTGAATGGGCACCACACGTATAGAAACGCTCGGGAGACTTGGATACTCTTGTAAATCTCACACCTGGCAGCATTTATTCCATATCATCAACAAAACAGGTTATTTGTCCCACCCCACCAGAGTAAGAGTATAGGGTCatcctccctgtcagactcgaggcctccactggtccacactggacctcaggcttgcagccctttcagctgtGCTGCGCTGTCAACTTCCCCTCGAGTGTGGCAGGAACCGAGTCCTTTATCTTATTTCCTGCCACACACACAGTGTTTTGCCTCACTTCTGATACCAGAATGCTTGTCTATAGCCCTCTACAGGTCATTCTGTGTACTGTACTCCTACACTGTTGACTCATCCACCTGTGAAGATACCTACAATAGTTACAGGAACATAAGAAGTGAACCgtgaagaaataaaagaaaatattCTAAAGCTGGGCCCGTGTGTGTAGGTTGGGAGATGATGTCACTAGGATGCCCGATGGGGAGAAAGAAAGCTTTGAAAGGCTTCTTTTCACATCAATGCCAGCATCCCCACTCAATTGCTTTTATACAGCAAGAACAGCCAGCCTAGTCTGCAGTGCTAAATGTGCCTTCAAAAGAAACCCGATACCCAAAGTATGCATTTTAAAAGGGTTCTCCGGGTAAAAAAATACtcgtgatgacctgtcctcaggataggtcatcaatagctaattgGCTGAGGTCCATCGCTTGGGacctcgaccgatcagctgtgtgaaCCTGCTGACAGTTACAGAGGGGTCGTgcagaagtctctgctccaacctctcTGTAGTTTCCGTCACTTTTAACTGCAATttcggctctcattgaaataaacgtgagccatgcctgcaattacagcagctcccgttgatttcaatgagagcaaaagttgcagttacaagcgccggaatTTCTATAAGAACATAGACCGCAACGtaaatggggaaaaagcccaatgCAGGTGTGCACAGAGCGACACTGTAGAGACTTACCAAACACTTCGATATCCAGTTCCAACCTCCTTTGTTCTTCCTCCTCATCCCTCTTCAGAGACAGGGCCACccattttgtcttctttttgGTTTGCTGATTACCTGCCTCCTTTGCTGTTGCACCTTTGCTCTAAATTAAAGTTTATGGATTAGCGATAAGATGCTACAAACTTCTTCATATACAGTGTACTCTCAGAAGGGGCGGTCCAGTTTAGGAACAATTTTCATTACCTTATTGGAGAATTCTGAGTGAAGAGAAGAGAGTTCTCTGTTCAGTAACCTCATTTCTTAAGAGCAGATATGagttacaaagagcatctcttgctcTGGAAGACCGCTCCTGCATTACACATTGAGTTGAAGACCCACTTAATTTCCCCACGTGGTGGCGCCACAAAGAAATTGaacatatactgcaatattttccCATCAATTACAGCTTATTGCTTTGGGTACCAGCATGGAGACACTCATCTGCTTACTGTCGAGGGACCCTTCTAATGAGGATTGTGGAAAGCAGACCACCCATTTAAATATAACCCTTCAGATAAAGCCAGAATTCCACAATTCTTCTGACGACTAATGCACTATGCCAAGGGCTCTAAATGGATACTCAAAGGCAATGGGAAAAATAACCTATGCACTGGTTTATGAATAAGGGGTTGCTCACATGTTTTAgccagtggcaaaaaaaaaaaaaatttatatgtgtatatatatttatttttttcaattaaaagtaTTATAACTTATTGCTTGATGTACCCCAAAATTCTAAGTGCTCAAAAGTATTATACAACTTTACTTTTAACCTTCCCTACATTTATGTAGGTTTCTTTTGTAGTAAAGAAAAGCATAGCATACGACCCTTTTTTATTCCCAAGGAGAGGAGTATGctttaagtatatattttttacattacaCTCAATAGGGCTCATAAGTAGATGTAATGCTGCACAATCCCATGCATTTAACATAcggtatatacttgagtataagccgccccgagtataagcagagtcaacaagttttaccacaaaactcACCGCTGTTGtcttcctgctcggctttcaaatccacCGCAGTCAccgctgtgattggattaagcgccagccaatcacagccggcattcgatccaatcacagcgcttatggCAGGGGGAGGACAGCGGGAAAAATTTGAGTAGCTTGCCATACTGCCGCTGGGAACACAGAAATTGAAGCAGCTTTCCGCACCGCCaacggggacacagacaccggctaggagagtatggaggttttttttaacccttccctgactggagtataagccgaggggggctttttcagcacacaaaaaaaaaaatgtgctggaaaactaggcttatattcaaatatatacggtatatgtttTCTGTTCTCAGAAAAAAAAGTTCTATTACAAAACATTATTTACAAGAAGTTCTTTACAGTGAAAAGGACTTCcaaagggttttgtcatttaaaaaaaaaaaaagaaaaaaatcattacttacctattcctcccctggcaGCTTtaagcatcttctcctcactgattttCTCCAGtctcccgggtcacctcacctccagccgaatCCTCCTCGTTATAATGCGTCTATTGGTACATGCTCGTTTCGCCcataaccctttgtaatccaattttgaattcagggtttcctaggggtctttctctttctgccattatacaatggtgccatctgctggctagagccagtactgtggtatgggacatgctggagaggcccccgacaacagagaggccagtaatatacagtaagaataccctgccggacgtcctccgacatcagagctgtacagccttcaatcagaatgtcttcagacgtcacagtggattggaaagggttaatatttcccCTTTGGGAATGGCATTTATAACGTGTCTTGGGTGTGAACTGTCCGTGCGTAAAATCGTATTTCCcaacgtcttttttttttttctgaacaaattagtctttattttctttttctccttatTACCTGAACGTTCTAAGTCAAGGAATGGAACCGTATATTTTTCCCCATGCACACGTAAACCTCAATCCACATGGATTGTCATTCAAAAATTGAGAaaactccattttttttatttttgcataatgAAAATTGTTCTATCTAGTATTTATATTGGTTTGCATCATGAAGTGTATTTATTACCATTTATTGTATTACTGCATCATGAAGAGCAATTTATATAGTATGCATTGATAACAACCAAAGGAAATAAGAATAGATAGAAATAATAAATTTCCTCGTTAATATTAATAGGATGATTCAATAGGCACAATTGGATAAAGAATGTGATATGTATTCATTTTTTCTGCATATAGGAACTGAACTGATCATATGCATATTCTGATAGAAGGGGAATTCCCAAATATACATCAATTATGCAGTACATATAGTAGGACAAAGCATGTGATGAAGATATAATGTATGTAGGAT
This window contains:
- the LOC136606066 gene encoding gametocyte-specific factor 1-like; protein product: MDFVTCPYNSEHRVHGTELRMHLMICQSKGATAKEAGNQQTKKKTKWVALSLKRDEEEEQRRLELDIEVFDSQDPERLQQCPYDPNHQIRACRFPYHLIKCKKNHTEIASQLVTCPFNARHMVPRGQLSLHISRCDNKSCIEQDIADEKSMYKRDVSPSRWNSPPCNEDWDNDLHGDRQPFVWGTPSYQGPPTSMLMDPKNSLSSSDLRAPKFLPHVLPWKINKP